AGCGCGGATTCTTTACTTGCCCAAGTAAATGATGTTTTAGACTTTGCAAAGATTGACTCCAAACAAATTGAATTAGAAAACACCCCCTTTATTATTAACGACTTATTGAATGAATGTGTTGCTCCATTTACTGTTTTTGCGAAAAATAAATCTATTAAATTAACCTCGGATTTTGCTTTAACTGAAAACATCGCAATCATTGCAGATCCGACAAGAATCAGGCAGGTTTATGCGAATTTAATCAGTAACGCCATTAAATTTACCTTACAAGGTGAGGTTGTTATCAGCAGTGAACTGATTACTCTGGAAAAACAAAAGTCTCATTTAATATTAACAATAAAAGACAGTGGCATCGGCATAACAGAACAACAACTAAAACATTTATTTTTACCATTTAGACAAGCAGATGCATCAACCACACGTAAATTTGGTGGCACCGGATTAGGCCTATCTATCAGCCAAAGTTTGGCGACCTTGATGAACGGTGAAATTACAGTACAAAGCACAGAACAAAAAGGCAGTACTTTTACGGTAAAAATTGAAGTATCAAACACGGATAGCTTTAAACCAATTTCCATAGCTAAAACGCCATCTTCAAACGCCAAAGAGATAAGCCAGTTACGAATATTAATTGTTGAAGATAATGAAATTAATCAATTAGTTATCAGTGAGATGTTAAAATTAAAAGATGTCCCTCATGATATCGCATCAGACGGTTTAGAAGCCTTAGAAAAATTAGATAAAGAAGCCAAACAAAATCGCTTTTATTCTTTAATCTTAATGGACTGTCAAATGCCCAATATGGACGGTTACCAAGCTACGCAGAGTATTAGAAAACTAAATTTAGAAATATCAGATATTCCAATTATCGCCTTGACTGCTAACGCAATGAAAGGCGATCGCGAAAAGTGTATCGATAGCGGTATGACTGATTACCTAGCCAAACCCATACAGCAACAGCGGTTATATTCGAAGTTAGAGGAATATGTATAATAACCACGGCACTAACCATTCAAGAAATTAATAGCGTGACAACAACAGATTTAACACCATTATTAAAGATCATCTTACCATCACCAGAACAATCCATTCTGCTCCAAGGTACCAAGATTACCATTAAACGTGACGACTCTATCCACGCCATTATTTCGGGTAATAAATGGCGCAAGATCAAGTTTCAGTTAATCGATGCGCTAGAACAAAAATGCCCACATATTATTAGTTTTGGCGGCGGTTTTTCTAATCACTTGCATGCTTTGGCCTATTGTTGCCGACAACTGAATATTAAGTTTACTGCAATCGTACGTGGAGATTACTCGCAAAATCTTAGTCCGATGTTACAAGACTTAGTCTCATGGCAAAGTGATATACGTTATGTAAACAAAATCACGTATCAAGCACGCAACTCTAGTTATTTACACCAATTACAAATCGAATTTCCACAAGCCGTTATTATCCCCGAAGGCGGCTCTAGCCAATATGCTCTAGAAGGTGTTGGCGAAATAGTAAATGAACTTAACCAAGAATATGACTTTATCATTGCGCCTGTTGCCAGTGGCGGCACTTTAGCGGGGTTGATTAATGCATTAGGTAACAAACAACTAGCAAATAAAACAAAAGTGTTAGGCATAGGTGTACTAAAAGGACAAAATTACTTAGAGGATTTAGTTACTGACTTACTGCCGCCAGATTGCCACAATAAAAATTGGCAAATTAATCATGATTATCATTTTGGTGGTTATGCCAAAAAGACTGAAGAGTTAACTCAGTATTGCACTGACTTTAACCAACAACAGCAATTAGATATTGAACCAATTTACAGTGGCAAATTGTTTTTTGCCATACAGGATTTACTACACCAAAAGTATTTTCCTAAAAACAGTCGGATCTTGGCTTTGCACACAGGTGGCTTGCAAGGGGTAAGAAAATAAACCTTGCACACATCATTATAAGTATTCAATATTTAGCTGGCAATTCAACCATAAATATTTAAGTTCGAAAAATCACCATGAGCCAATCAATAAACAACATACTTATAATTGTGATTACATTTTGCTTCTTCACAAGTTGTACTACTTACCACACTTTGCCGGAATCAGCGGTTTTATCGATGCCAAATGGCTTATATGGTCATGCGATCGTCAACAATGGTCAGAAAATTTTTGTATTAGCTGGCAGCCAAAAAGGAGGTTTTTCGAGAGATATTCACATTATAGATCCACGAACCAAAGAAATGATAAAATTAAAAGATAAATTGTTACCTAGACGTTACCACTCGGCAGTGTGGGACGGAAAAGATTCAATTTATATTTTAGGCGGAGTAACAGCTTGGAAGCATTATTCTAGTTTACAGCCATTGGTTGAAATATATGACATCCCATCTAAACAAGTCAAAATCTTGGGCGAAATGCCGGTCCCAAGACGTTTTGCCAGCGCAGTTTATATCGATGGAAAAATCGTGGTAAGTGGCGGTAGTAAATACGATTCCAGACAAAAGTTAGTGCCTACCAACATCGTCAGTATCTTCGACATCACAACTAACCAGTGGACAAAAGCGTCTGGTTTACCCTTTGCAGAAGACACTAGAACCGTGATACTTGGTAAACATATTTATGCCATTGGTGGTTATAACAATAAGAAAGCCTCTAACCACTTTTCTCGTTACGATTTAACGAAAGATCAGTGGATAAGTCTGCCATCTCTTCCACAGCTCTTAAGTGCCCACTCGGCAGTAGCTGTGCAGGACAAAATTTATACCTTCGGCGATTATAAGAACTTAACTTCTAGCTACATTTATAATACAAAAACTCAAAACTGGAGTACTTCACCATTTAATTTTCAAGCTTCTAGACATAATGCAGCAACTGAACTAAATGGGGTAATTTATGTTATTGGCGGGACGTTAGGTTCTGGCAAATTATTTTTAGATTCAATCCAAACATTTACTGTCGAATAATTGATGCATTGGCTGGAATGGTTACAAGGTTTTGCTGGCGCCTCACCCTTTGAATGGATTGCTACAGTGGCAGGCTTTCTATGTGTATATCTTATTATAAAGCGTAGTATTTGGTGTTTTGCCTTTGGCTTAATTCAAGTCTGTATTTATAGCTGGATTTTTTACGATGTTAAACTCTACTCTGATATGGCACTGCATATTTTTTATATAGGGTTTCAATTTTACGGATGGTGGATTTGGCGGCATTCTCAAGACCAAACAGGGCATATTCAAGTACAACCAGGTTCAGTCAAAGAATATACGCTATGGATAACCACTATTATCGGAAGCAGCTTGTTATTAGGAACTATGATGGCCAGCCAAACCGATGCAGATTTCCCCTACCCTGACGCCTTTACCACCTGTGCTAGCTTAGCCGCCCAATGGTTGCTGTCGCACAAAAAACTCTTAAATTGGAGCTTATGGATCTTAGTGGATATAGTCGCCATTATTATTTATTGGCAAAAAGGCTTATACCCTACATCTATTTTATATTTATGTTTTTTAATTTTGGCAATTATTGGTCAATGGCAGTGGTATAAAAATCTGTGTCAGCAAAATCTAGGGAATAAATATGGCTAAAGGCCTTACCCTAGGTAAATTTGCTCCATTACATAAAGGCCATCAAGCACTGATTGATTTTTCCCTGCGATATGCAGATCAACTGGTAATAGTCATTTATGCATGTGATGAATTACCCAGCTGCCCACTACCAATTAGAATCAAATGGCTCGAACAACTGTACCCCCAGGTTCAAGTGATATTAGCAATTGATGGTCCAAAAGAAGTGGGCTATAGCCAAGAAATTATTAACAAACATGACGTCTATCTACAAGAATTATTAAAAGATCACTGCTTCGATTACTTTTTTAGTAGTGAATCCTATGGAGAGCACGTTAGCTTAGCTCTTAACTGCAAAGATATAAGATTTGACCAAGCAAGAACCAAAGTCCCTATAAGTGCCACTAAAATTAGGAATAATGTAGACCAGTTTAAAGACTACTTATCCCCCTTGGTATACAACACATTAATAGAGCAAAACGATTGATCAAACGAATTGTATTTATAGGTGCACCATCTACCGGTAAAACCACACTAAGTGAAACGCTAGCCAAAGAATTAAAGACATTAAGCGTGGCGGAATACGGGCGAGAGTATTGGTTAAAACATCAAATTGATAGGCGACTAACACCAGCACAACTATTACATATTGCGCAAACTCAAAATCAATGGGAAGACCAAGCGAGCCTAGAAGCAAATAAATATTTATTTTGTGATACCAGCGCCTTTACCACCTGGCACTTTGCTTTACATTACCACCAGAACGCTCTACCTGAATTAGAAAAACTAGCCAAACAATGTTGGCAACGATATGACCTAGTGGTTTTATGTGACGATGATATTCCCTACGATGATACTTGGGAAAGATCAGGGGATGCTAACCGCTATGAATTTCAACAATTTAATCGTGACTATTTAGCCAAACAGCGAATTCCGCACTTAGTGGCATCTGGCACCTTAAAGCAACGAACGGAAGTTGTTCTAGGCACACTATTAGCTGAATATTCATCAATATTTAACTAGCACTTGGCGACAAAAACTTTTATTTTGTATCACTAATTTCATGTATCTATTGCGCAGTTGAAAAATACTGATAGGATGCCGCGGTTTTTATGTCTCATCTATGCTTAAAAGGATAACTTTATGTCTCGTGTTTTAATTATTGGTGCCGGTGGTGTTGCTGCAGTCACCATTAAAAAATGTGCTCGTTTACCTGAGCTTTTTGACGAAATATATCTTGCCAGCCGCACGGTATCTAAATGTGAAGCATTACAAAAAGAAGTGGGCTTAGACCGTGTTAAGGGTACTTTTGCTGTCGATGCAGATCATGCTAGTGAAGTAGTCGCGGTTATCAATCAAGTTAACCCAGACTTAGTGATTAACTTAGCCTTACCCTATCAAGATTTAGCCATTATGGACGCTTGTTTAGAAACAGGGGTAGATTATTTAGATACCGCCAACTACGAACCTAAAGATGTCGCTAAATTTGAATATTCATGGCAATGGGCTTATCAAGAAAAATTCGAAAAGGCAGGCTTAATGGCCTTATTAGGTAGTGGATTTGATCCAGGTGTGACCAATGTATATACCGCTTATGCAGCTAAACATTATTTCGACGAGATTCATTACCTAGACATAGTAGATTGTAATGGTGGCGATCACGGCCAAGCTTTTGCTACCAACTTCAATCCTGAAATTAACATTCGAGAAATTACCCAGCGTGGGCGTTTCTTTGAAAATGGCGAATGGAAAGAAACCGATCCATTAAGTGTTCGTGAATATCTCGATTATCAAAACATAGGTGTTCGAGCTTCGTATTTAATGTATCACGAAGAATTAGAGTCAATCGTTAAACATTTCCCAAGCCTTAAACGTGCACGTTTTTGGATGACCTTTGGCGATGCCTACCTGAATCACTTAAAAGTGTTAGAAGGTATTGGCATGACAAGTATTGAACCAATTAACTTCCAAGGTCAGCAGATTGTACCTTTAGAGTTTCTGAAAGCGGTATTGCCTGATCCTGGCTCATTAGCCGACGGTTATACAGGGCAAACTTGTATTGGTACTTATATAACGGGCCTAAAAGATGGCAAAGAAAAAACCATCTTTATCTACAACAACTGCGAACATGCTAAGTGCCACGAAGAATTAGGTGCTCAAGCCGTTTCTTACACGACAGGTGTACCAGCCATGATAGGTGCCAGTTTAATATTGAACGGTACTTGGAAAAAAGCAGGCGTATGGAATATGGAACAATTTGATCCAGACCCATTTATGGAGATGTTAAATATGCATGGCTTACCTTGGCATGTGATTGAATGCGACGAAAGCCCATTTAAAAGATAACATCAGCTAGCTCTCTCTAGCTGCGAGTACCGAGCTAAAACACTCGTAGCTCGTAGCTCGTAGCTCGTAGCTCGTAGCTAAAATAATAAAGGCTTTGCTTGATTAGCTAAGCCTTTTTACTTTAACTCATAGATTGCTAGCGTTATGCTAACGAATCTATTTTGCCTTAAAAAGTAACCTCCTTATGCAAGACCCCATGTTAAACCCTGCGATCCCTTCTCCTTGTTATGTATGTGAAGAAACTAAACTTGAAGCCAATCTACAATTGATGCAGCGAGTGCAACAAGAAAGTGGTGTTGAGATAATCTTAGCGCTGAAAGGTTTTTCTATGTGGTCTACGTTTGACTTGGTTAGCAAGTACTTACAAGGTTCTACTGCCAGTGCAGTGTGGGAGGCTAGACTAGGGAAAGAAGAGATAGGCAAACAGGTTCATGCCTTTTCTCCCGCATATAAACCTACTGATATCGACCAGTTAGTCGATTTAGTTGATCACATTTCTTTTAACAGTCTCGGCCAATGGCATAGGTATAAACAACAAATTTTAAACTCCACTGTTTCTCCTGGTATTCGATTAAATGCAGAACACCGTGAAGCTGAAACTGAGTTATATGATCCAAGTGCTCCTGGCTCACGTTTTGGCATTTTAGCCAAAGATTTAGTGGATGCAGATTTATCCGGCATTGAAGGTTTTCACATTCATAACCTATGTGAGTGCGATTCTTATGCCACAGAACGTACGATCCTCGCAGTAGAAAAAAAGTTCGGCCTATACTTTGCGCAAATTAAGTGGATCAATTTTGGTGGTGGTCATCTAATGACTAAACAGGGTTACGATGTAGAGCACCTTATCACCACATTAAAAGCCTTTAAATCTCGTCATCCGCACCTTAACGTTATATTAGAACCTGGTTCTGCTGTAGCTTGGCAAACAGGCCCGTTAATTTGTGAAGTCATAGATATTGTCGAGAATCGCGATAAAATTGCTATTGTTGATATGTCTGCCACTGCGCACATGCCGGATGTACTCGAAATGCCCTATCGCCCAGATGTGCGTGGCGCAGGTAAATCCGGTGAAAAAGCTTATACCTACCGTTTTGGTGGCAACTCTTGCCTTACTGGTGATGCCATAGATTTGTATAGTTTTGACCATGAATTACAAATCGGCGAGCGCATTATCTTTGAAGATATGATCCATTACACTATGGTTAAAACCACCTTTTTTAATGGCGTTGAACACCCTTCGATTGGCATATTACGCAAAGATGGAAGTTTTGAATTAGTTCGACAATTTAGTTACGAAGATTTTAAGAATAAGTTATCTTAGATTTGAGGGCTTGATATCGTTTTAATCACAATTGTACTATCAGTAAATTTGTCGCTAGAGTAGATTTTGAATACCCACGCCGATTTGTTGTCAGCTAAGGATAGGATCAGATTATATATGATTGATTGTCGCTTGTTTAAGTGGATACTAATAGGCTTAATAAGTTTGTGGTCAGCTAGTATATATTCTGCTTCAGACTGCTCGTCATATACCCACAAGACAGGCATGATAGATCCATCTTGTCAGCAAATGAGTTTACGAGGCTTATGGCAGGCCCTGCCTGGTAAGATTATCCCACCTGCACAGATTACACAGTTTCAACAGGATGCCATCACACTAGAAATCCCAAGTTATTGGCCAGAGAATAAAGTAAAAGTCGATGAATATTATCCTAGAGGGTTAATCACACTCTGGGCTGAAATTGAATTAAATGGCATTTACAGCACAGGAGAGGATTTAGCATTTTGGCCAGGCCGTCAAAGTTCTACCATGCGAGTTTATATTGATAATGGGCATGGAACCTGGGTCAAAGCTTTTGATAACTTATCTCCTTTTATTGCCGAATCAGATGAGGTAATTAAATCGCTACCCCCAGCAGGATCCGCAGGCTTACTTCATAGCGGGGCATCATTTCAGTTACCAAAACTTTATCCAGGGAATAAAGTAATTTTACAATTATACATTGATGATTATCGGACTGGAGGCATAGCTCAGCCTCCCCAAATAGGTCAAAAAGATGAACTATATCGCAATATTATGCACCGCTCTTCATGGCATATATTATTTTTAGGCGCCAGTTTATTAGTGACAATATTTGCCGCAGCTCAAGCTATTTTTTCTTCTAGCCGTCGTGCCTTACATTTATTTTTAGTTTTAATATCTTTAGGTACAGGTTTACGTTTACTGGTAACAGGGAGTGTTCTTGCTTACTTATTTCCCCATTTCACAATTAATCACTATTTCTACTTAGCCTGGGGTAGTTTTCTATCTTTATTAGCTATTTTTGTTGGGGCGCAGGTCTACTTGTTACCTGCCATTTTTAAACAACATTTCATCTTAAAAAAGCTGTTACTTTTTCTTAGTGCTATCCCCATAGTTTTACTGTTATTTATTCCGTTACTGACTTTGCACGAATTCTTGCTAATAGGACATTCATTACGCACTTTTTACGTACTGGTTGCTTTTTCTTACGCTCTTTTTCTAAGTTGGAAAGTCTACGCTCGATTTCGTGAACACTGGTTACAGCTATTAGGTTTAGTTATTATTTTAGTCAGTGGCGCCTATGATGCCTTCCTTTATGCACAGAACATTGATCCTTATCTAGAGTTATTTGCCATTGCTATATTTCTATTTATCACCTCACAAGCCATTTATTTTGGCTGGGAACATATGCGTTTACTGGGACGAGAACAACGTTTAGCGCAAAATCTAAAAGAATTAAATGAATCTTTAGAAAAACAAGTACTGACACGTACCCAAGATTTACAAACCGCCAATACTCGACTTACCCTTGCCGCAACCACAGATGTATTAACACAACTACCCAATAGACGTGCCTTTGATTCAGCAATAAAAAATGAAATTAACCAAACCCAATCACACAATGAAAATCTATGTTTAGCCATAGTTGATGCCGATTGGTTTAAATCTGTAAATGATCAGTATGGTCATGACTTTGGTGATCAAGTGCTACAAATTTTAGCTATGTATTTAAGTGAACGTCTGAGAGTAACTGATTTTATTGCACGGATTGGCGGCGAAGAGTTTGCGATTATTCTACCCGCAACAGATATAGCACACGCTAAAATCTTACTCGAACAACTTTGTAAAGGCGTCGCTCAATTACAACTTGAGGAAGCTAAAGATTATCAACTAAGCGTAAGTATTGGCGGTGCAGAATGGCATGAAGGCCTGTCTATTAACGAATTATACCGCCTAGCAGATAAAGCCTTATATAAAGCGAAACATAATGGTAGAGGCCGAGTTGAAGTTTCTCAATAATTCTAGGGCGATACACTTTAGAGAATAAGTAACCTGAACTCGAGATAAGTATAAAGAGGCCCGAAGATAAAAATAAGGTGGAGTTGGCCATAAGCCGGGTTCTGTCGTGGGCAATCATTCATCTAGGCCAGCAATCGCTCACTGGCTCAAGCAACACACCCGATCTCAACGTGGGCCACGCCATAAGAGATCCTATTTGGTCTTGCTCCGGGTGGAGTTTACCTTGCCACACACTGTTGCCAGTGGTGCGGTGCGCTCTTACCGCACCCTTTCACCCTTACCAATTTATTACGGATAACAAAAAGGC
The sequence above is a segment of the Paraglaciecola sp. L3A3 genome. Coding sequences within it:
- a CDS encoding 1-aminocyclopropane-1-carboxylate deaminase/D-cysteine desulfhydrase — its product is MTTTDLTPLLKIILPSPEQSILLQGTKITIKRDDSIHAIISGNKWRKIKFQLIDALEQKCPHIISFGGGFSNHLHALAYCCRQLNIKFTAIVRGDYSQNLSPMLQDLVSWQSDIRYVNKITYQARNSSYLHQLQIEFPQAVIIPEGGSSQYALEGVGEIVNELNQEYDFIIAPVASGGTLAGLINALGNKQLANKTKVLGIGVLKGQNYLEDLVTDLLPPDCHNKNWQINHDYHFGGYAKKTEELTQYCTDFNQQQQLDIEPIYSGKLFFAIQDLLHQKYFPKNSRILALHTGGLQGVRK
- a CDS encoding kelch repeat-containing protein, producing MPNGLYGHAIVNNGQKIFVLAGSQKGGFSRDIHIIDPRTKEMIKLKDKLLPRRYHSAVWDGKDSIYILGGVTAWKHYSSLQPLVEIYDIPSKQVKILGEMPVPRRFASAVYIDGKIVVSGGSKYDSRQKLVPTNIVSIFDITTNQWTKASGLPFAEDTRTVILGKHIYAIGGYNNKKASNHFSRYDLTKDQWISLPSLPQLLSAHSAVAVQDKIYTFGDYKNLTSSYIYNTKTQNWSTSPFNFQASRHNAATELNGVIYVIGGTLGSGKLFLDSIQTFTVE
- the pnuC gene encoding nicotinamide riboside transporter PnuC, yielding MHWLEWLQGFAGASPFEWIATVAGFLCVYLIIKRSIWCFAFGLIQVCIYSWIFYDVKLYSDMALHIFYIGFQFYGWWIWRHSQDQTGHIQVQPGSVKEYTLWITTIIGSSLLLGTMMASQTDADFPYPDAFTTCASLAAQWLLSHKKLLNWSLWILVDIVAIIIYWQKGLYPTSILYLCFLILAIIGQWQWYKNLCQQNLGNKYG
- a CDS encoding adenylyltransferase/cytidyltransferase family protein, producing MAKGLTLGKFAPLHKGHQALIDFSLRYADQLVIVIYACDELPSCPLPIRIKWLEQLYPQVQVILAIDGPKEVGYSQEIINKHDVYLQELLKDHCFDYFFSSESYGEHVSLALNCKDIRFDQARTKVPISATKIRNNVDQFKDYLSPLVYNTLIEQND
- a CDS encoding AAA family ATPase, giving the protein MIKRIVFIGAPSTGKTTLSETLAKELKTLSVAEYGREYWLKHQIDRRLTPAQLLHIAQTQNQWEDQASLEANKYLFCDTSAFTTWHFALHYHQNALPELEKLAKQCWQRYDLVVLCDDDIPYDDTWERSGDANRYEFQQFNRDYLAKQRIPHLVASGTLKQRTEVVLGTLLAEYSSIFN
- a CDS encoding saccharopine dehydrogenase family protein is translated as MSRVLIIGAGGVAAVTIKKCARLPELFDEIYLASRTVSKCEALQKEVGLDRVKGTFAVDADHASEVVAVINQVNPDLVINLALPYQDLAIMDACLETGVDYLDTANYEPKDVAKFEYSWQWAYQEKFEKAGLMALLGSGFDPGVTNVYTAYAAKHYFDEIHYLDIVDCNGGDHGQAFATNFNPEINIREITQRGRFFENGEWKETDPLSVREYLDYQNIGVRASYLMYHEELESIVKHFPSLKRARFWMTFGDAYLNHLKVLEGIGMTSIEPINFQGQQIVPLEFLKAVLPDPGSLADGYTGQTCIGTYITGLKDGKEKTIFIYNNCEHAKCHEELGAQAVSYTTGVPAMIGASLILNGTWKKAGVWNMEQFDPDPFMEMLNMHGLPWHVIECDESPFKR
- the nspC gene encoding carboxynorspermidine decarboxylase, which codes for MQDPMLNPAIPSPCYVCEETKLEANLQLMQRVQQESGVEIILALKGFSMWSTFDLVSKYLQGSTASAVWEARLGKEEIGKQVHAFSPAYKPTDIDQLVDLVDHISFNSLGQWHRYKQQILNSTVSPGIRLNAEHREAETELYDPSAPGSRFGILAKDLVDADLSGIEGFHIHNLCECDSYATERTILAVEKKFGLYFAQIKWINFGGGHLMTKQGYDVEHLITTLKAFKSRHPHLNVILEPGSAVAWQTGPLICEVIDIVENRDKIAIVDMSATAHMPDVLEMPYRPDVRGAGKSGEKAYTYRFGGNSCLTGDAIDLYSFDHELQIGERIIFEDMIHYTMVKTTFFNGVEHPSIGILRKDGSFELVRQFSYEDFKNKLS
- a CDS encoding GGDEF domain-containing protein, translating into MIDPSCQQMSLRGLWQALPGKIIPPAQITQFQQDAITLEIPSYWPENKVKVDEYYPRGLITLWAEIELNGIYSTGEDLAFWPGRQSSTMRVYIDNGHGTWVKAFDNLSPFIAESDEVIKSLPPAGSAGLLHSGASFQLPKLYPGNKVILQLYIDDYRTGGIAQPPQIGQKDELYRNIMHRSSWHILFLGASLLVTIFAAAQAIFSSSRRALHLFLVLISLGTGLRLLVTGSVLAYLFPHFTINHYFYLAWGSFLSLLAIFVGAQVYLLPAIFKQHFILKKLLLFLSAIPIVLLLFIPLLTLHEFLLIGHSLRTFYVLVAFSYALFLSWKVYARFREHWLQLLGLVIILVSGAYDAFLYAQNIDPYLELFAIAIFLFITSQAIYFGWEHMRLLGREQRLAQNLKELNESLEKQVLTRTQDLQTANTRLTLAATTDVLTQLPNRRAFDSAIKNEINQTQSHNENLCLAIVDADWFKSVNDQYGHDFGDQVLQILAMYLSERLRVTDFIARIGGEEFAIILPATDIAHAKILLEQLCKGVAQLQLEEAKDYQLSVSIGGAEWHEGLSINELYRLADKALYKAKHNGRGRVEVSQ